From the genome of Odocoileus virginianus isolate 20LAN1187 ecotype Illinois chromosome 16, Ovbor_1.2, whole genome shotgun sequence, one region includes:
- the COCH gene encoding cochlin, giving the protein MWASWIPVLCLGVCLLLPPEPVGSEGAVPIAITCFTRGLDIRKEKADVLCPGGCPLEEFSVFGHIVYASVSSICGAAVHRGVIGNSGGPVRVYSLPGRENYSSVVANGIQSQTLSRWSASFTVTKGKSGTQEATGQAVSTAHPATGKRLKKTPEKKTGNKDCKADIAFLIDGSFNIGQRRFNLQKNFVGKVALMLGIGTEGPHVGLVQASEHPKIEFYLKNFTSAKDVLFAIKEVGFRGGNSNTGKALKHTAQKFFTADTGVRKGIPKVVVVFIDGWPSDDIEEAGIVAREFGVNVFIVSVAKPIPEELGMVQDVAFVDKAVCRNNGFFSYHMPNWFGTTKYVKPLVQKLCTHEQMMCSKTCYNSVNIAFLIDGSSSVGESNFRLMLEFVSNIAKTFEISDIGAKIAAVQFTYDQRTEFSFTDYSTKENVLAVIRNIRYMSGGTATGDAISFTVRNVFGPMRDSPNKNFLVIVTDGQSYDDVRGPAAAAHDAGITIFSVGVAWAPLDDLKDMASKPKESHAFFTREFTGLEPIVSDVIRGICRDFLESQQ; this is encoded by the exons ATGTGGGCATCCTGGATCCCGGTCCTCTGCCTCG GTGTCTGCCTGCTGCTGCCGCCGGAGCCCGTAGGCAGCGAGGGAGCCG tTCCCATCGCTATCACATGCTTTACCAGAGGCCTGGAcatcaggaaagaaaaagcagatgTCCTCTGCCCAGGCGGCTGCCCTCTGGAGGAGTTTTCCGTGTTTGGGCACATAGTGTACGCGTCTGTATCAAGCATATGTGGTGCCGCTGTCCACAG GGGGGTAATTGGCAACTCAGGGGGACCTGTAAgagtctatagcctgccaggtcgAGAAAACTATTCCTCAGTAGTTGCCAATGGCATCCAGTCTCAGACGCTTTCCAGATGGTCTGCTTCTTTCACAGTGACAA aAGGCAAAAGTGGTACCCAGGAAGCCACAGGACAAGCAGTATCCACAGCACATCCAGCAACAG GTAAACGACTAAAGAAAACACCGGAGAAGAAAACTGGCAATAAGG ACTGTAAAGCAGACATTGCGTTTCTAATCGATGGAAGTTTTAATATCGGGCAACGCCGATTTAATCTACAGAAGAATTTTGTTGGGAAAGTGGCTCTAATGTTGGGAATTGGAACCGAAGGACCACACGTGGGCCTCGTTCAAGCCAG tgAACATCCTAAAATAGAATTTTACTTGAAAAACTTTACATCAGCCAAAGATGTTTTGTTTGCCATAAAGGAAGTAGGTTTCAGAGGGGGTAATTCCAATACAG GAAAAGCCTTGAAGCATACCGCCCAGAAATTCTTCACCGCAGATACTGGAGTGAGAAAAGGGATTCCCAAAGTGGTGGTGGTATTTATTGATGGCTGGCCTTCTGATGACATCGAGGAAGCAGGCATTGTGGCCAGAGAGTTTGGCGTCAATGTATTTATAGTTTCTGTGGCTAAGCCTATCCCTGAGGAACTGGGAATGGTTCAGGATGTTGCATTTGTTGACAAG GCTGTCTGTCGGAATAACGGCTTCTTCTCTTACCACATGCCCAATTGGTTTGGTACCACAAAATACGTAAAGCCGCTGGTACAGAAACTCTGCACGCACGAGCAAATGATGTGCAGCAAGACCTGTTATAACTCAGTGAACATCGCCTTTCTGATTGATGGCTCCAGTAGTGTTGGAGAAAGTAATTTCCGCCTCATGCTTGAATTTGTTTCCAACATAGCTAAGACTTTTGAAATCTCAGACATTGGTGCTAAGATAGCTGCGGTACAGTTCACCTATGATCAGCGCACAGAGTTCAGTTTCACTGACTACAGCACCAAAGAGAATGTCCTAGCTGTTATCAGAAACATCCGCTACATGAGTGGTGGGACAGCTACtggggatgccatttcctttacTGTTAGAAATGTGTTTGGTCCCATGAGAGACAGCCCCAACAAGAACTTCCTGGTAATAGTCACAGATGGGCAGTCCTATGATGATGTTCgagggcctgctgctgctgcacaTGATGCAG GTATCACCATCTTCTCTGTTGGTGTGGCTTGGGCACCTCTGGACGACCTGAAAGATATGGCCTCTAAACCAAAGGAGTCGCATGCTTTCTTCACAAGAGAGTTCACAGGATTAGAACCAATTGTTTCTGATGTGATCAGAGGCATCTGTAGAGATTTCTTAGAATCCCAGCAATAA